aaataggaaaagtttctttttacaattaaatgaaaaagatatatgtaaTCTGATTCAGTCAATGAGTTTATATTATcccattaaaaaattaagagaaATGTGTAAAGAATACATAAGCTGTAATATATCTCTGACAAATGGAAAGACATACTTTACATTTCATTATGAtgactttttaaaaagtactCTACTTCTTAGCATTgtgcatataaaaaaatataattatcatcACTATTCAATCATTTTTAAgtgtattaaaaatttgcAAAATTTTCTCATCATGAACAATTGTATTACACATTACATAGAACCGTATGGTAACAACGGCAATACTGTGCAAAATGAGAATAGGAAACACGAATTTTCACcgtttaataataaatacatacaagAGGAAAGAGAAGGAGCTCAATTCATGCTCGACACTATCCTCACAGACGACATTACCATTTGTGGAGCTTATATAAACGATTGCACAGAGATGAACAAAAGATACCTTCACCTAGAATCATGTAATGAcaaattttatgatatattcCTTTCAGAAAAGAACCCAGTATTTAAACAGGATAACAGTAATGGTAGTAATAGTAGTTACAGCAGTAGTAGTTACAGCAGTAGTAGTTACAGCAGTAGTAGTTACAGCAGTAGTAGTTACAGCAATAGTAGTTACAGCAATAGTAGTTACAGCAATAGTAGTTACAGCAATAGTAGttacaataataatggtcataataatggtagtaataacaaattagttattttaagaagagaagaaaaaagaaaggacGTGCTAGATAGGGAAAAGATACActcaattaaaaatattctaaaaaaGTTAACAACAATTactgtaaaaaatttacttataaaattaagaaatgaAAGGGAATATGATAATGTGAATAATCGAAATATTAACTATTGCAAAAATAATCCTTCCTTAAACTTACAATATCTTtctgtatatttatacaatttaACGCATATGAACccattttatgtaaataatgaACTCAAATTACAATTGTgcaatttaattatttcctttttagagaaaaaaataaaattcgtCCTTTTCCTTGATGacaaaacagaaaaatatatgaatataaaattggCATATGATGAAATATTACAGAGatattatgatattttaGTGTGCTTAAgcaatattaattattcattaaataaaagtaaaattattaacgaGTCCATAATTGTGTACTCTTCTGTGTACTTTCACAAATTGTACCAattgttttataaattttacaaaCAAACCTtaaatttgaattatttttttaatttagttcaaaaaataaacgaaaGGATATTGTCTATTTATAACTGGACCTTTTCGCACACAAATGTTGCTTTTATGCCTTTATTtagtttaataaattataattatttgtacattttatgtaaaaCGGGTAGTAGTACCGGTAGTAGTACTAGTAGTAATACCAGTAGTAGTACTAGTAGTAATACCAGTAGTAGTACtagtagtagtagcaatAGCAGCAACCACAGCGGTAATGGTTACTCATTtctacttttaaaaaaaatgctctTGCCGATAAccttatataataacatgaCTATGAACCAACTTCGTTTGATTTTAAAACTTCTCACCAGTTATTATATGTCTTCTGTTTTTAGAGCAAATGTGGATCACAGTCCTTATACACTTGAATATAATCATGATGATATATTAACCTGTATGTATAGCATGTGCTTGATAAtaacaaacatatattacaACACAACAAAGAACAAAACTTGTTATTTAGACAAGGAGGATAAATTGGGAAAGGCAAAATATGACCATgttcatttttacataagTGTTGCTATTAAATTGTTAAAAAGTTATTTCTACCAGTTGTACTGTATAAAAagtagtaatataaaaaaatatattttaacaaatttaaaGAATGATGAAGttattatgaaattttataccttttatttatttgtaaaaattaatatggacaacaattttttgtacaataggaattttattaaacagtatataaatgataaagaGTTTTCCAAAAaggaattttattttttagaaaagcTCCTGTCAAGCTTTTCAGAACAAGAGAAGGAAATGCAGCTCAAGGGAGGAACAACGAAAGGAGTTGCCAAAGGTATTCATTTGAAAGACAACAAAAACGGTATGCATAAAgacataataaaaagtacGGATGAAAGAATATGCGAAAATATTAAACAAGCTGTCAGTACCACCCCAAGTGAGTGCTGTAATGTGGAAATTACAGATGAGAATAACAAATACATGTAccgttcatatataaatactatatacaataaaaattattcaccaaatgaaaatttggatattttttatttattacaaaaaaatattcatccaaatgaaataagaatgaacaaagaaaatttaaaatttttaaggaAGAATAACCATGCTTCACCCGATCTTTTTAATGAATGTGTTAACAAAGAAGTGAAAAAAGTGGAGGAACATGTTTTCTCAAcatttaaacaaataaatagtTCAAAGTctcatataaaattatatgaatatataaaatatattttgcgaatgaaaaaaaatggacaGAAAgagaattttaatataaagaatgagtatataattaatataaacaatattcAATTTATAGTAGATATTTATGATGAATATACAAACACAATATTTGAAATTGACGGAGTTAGCCACTATACAAAACAATATGTATCAATCAAGTCATCGGACTCTTTGAActtcttttataattataaatcatattatatttttaaacatttgaTATTAAGTAAATACTACAACATAGTCCATTTACCTCTGCATGATAGTAAGTTGTGCAAGAACATAATATACAACTACTATAACAACGGTGATgctaaattttaataaaaaaaaaaaaaaaatatgaacagaaatatttattcagTGGAAAATTCATTTTAGCTAGTTGTTCAAACTTTTCCTTGTTTCCTTCGCATtggtatacatatacatacatatatacatatatatatatgtatgtatatatgtacatatgtgcacATTTATGAATGTTTTTGTTTATGTGTAGGCAAATGCCATAATTCTTCTTGCCACATAGAactaaagaatatatattaataatgacatattaaatgtattaagTACTGTTAATTTTCCCTTTATTTTGATCTTATTTTACGAAATAATTTGCCACAATTTGACATATTTGCATTTagctttttattatattcattttttttccattttttttttattgcaaGTTCAggcattaattttttaatttttaaaattattaaatattagtttttactttttatttgttatttcttcttcctaattttcatttgttaattttactttttaatttttaattgttaatTTCCCTTATTTTCTTACATTTAACTGATGTTCTATAAGCTTCTTAAtttgttattcttttttttttttttttttttatatatgtgaatttatttaaatatatctttgctgttttttatttgcttCCATTCAACAACTGCTAACCATTTATTTTcgtgcatttttttttcttctccaTATTGCTAgtttatataactttttgCAAATATCAaatgattaaaaataatttgttctgtgttttattttacaaataagttatgtataaatttagTTCATGTTGTATGCACTTTTCGAAATGTGTGATATAGAGAAGGCAGAATTGTGTTAGTATCCTGACCTTTTCTGTATTCCATTTTAAAGTTCTATTTGTTCATGcaaataagcatatatatatatatatatatgtacatgtatacatgtgtgtACAGCATTTTTAGTGGACACTACccactattttttattctggCACCTAAATTAATGATTCCAATGgagaaattttaattaaaatttttttaaaactgtaaaattttttgcgAATATGtaatacacacacacacacacacataaaAACTACTTCATTGTGTGCtaattcaattaaaaaaaattttaaaaacattaaactaaaaaaacTGAAAAACAGGCATTCTTAAATAAccagcaaaaaaaaaaaaagaaaagaatcaTTTTAGCTTTATACCGTATTTCCTTACATTTTGTACATTATTTCACAaacatttgtttttatattagtatcaatttttatttatttcttcatttatagctaatcttttaaaattttggcCCATTCACATTTTTGTAAGTCTAATGCCTTATCTTCAAAAACACTTACTTTAAGCCCAGCCGGATAAAAAACATTTCTCACTCGTTGATCATTCTCCATTCCATCATAATTTAAATCTTCTATAATTAAATCGTTCAAAAAACATACAGTGAATTTCtgttaagaaaaatgaaagaaaatacatatgttttCTATTGTGCTTTTTCATAAGTGCTACGCATTTCGTACATATAAACTCGagatttttctattaataaaacttttttcaaaaatgaaaaaaaagaaaaaaaaaaaagaaaagtatgTGGAAAAATTTATGTTCAAATGTAAATTATGAATAAGGCTCAAAAACGGgtggaataaaataaaaaagtttaacGTTTTGTAACTTGGACTTAGTTCTTTCACTCCTgatattctataaaaaaaaaaaaaaaaaaaaaaaaaacgatgAAAGCTTATCctcacatatatgtaatatgtaatatatataaaagaatatataataataagtaaaaatcactgtaattttttctatatatactTCACAATATCTTTGCAGTTCTTTTTTCTCGTCTTCGTTAAGTCTTTGTATAATATTCGGGTGTATAGAGTTTATTAAACCATTCACATTTATGGCTAATTCTAATATAAGtttatttctaaaatttCTATAAAGTAAACGAAaagattttattattatgaattaatcattttttacatattcatttatttttaatttatatggcTGCATCTTAAGTTTGCTGAGTGCTACTTTACAATCTATTAATTTTTggttaatgtattttttttagtttaacATGTATTCGTTTAAAAGCTTAGATGATTGGGAAAATAGTACAGCATAGTATTCACATCTCAATTTAATTGTCagcttttcttttctttgaTTTTCATCATTCATTGAGCCAGTAAAGTTAATTAatttccttaaaaaaaaggggaaaatagGAAAAGGGCAGTAATGGAAACATAAAAtagtgaaaaaataaaataatgaaaacataGCAAAATGGAATAATGAGCACATTTTATGATAACGTAACAAATACACTTAATAAAAGGTATAtgaaaaaaggtaaaaaaataaaatatgcaaagagaaaaaaacaaacaaacaattaactatatattttatgaagaCGGAAAAATTTTGTCTAATCATATAATTAAACTAAACTAGAAGCATCATGATCAAGTGTTACTCTGCGTAAATTTTGTATTGTTCAAAATATCCTTTCAGTTCTAAATAAGCTTTTTTCATAGTCTCTGTTGGGAATGTTTGAATTCTGTTACTTATCTGTTCTTCCCTAAATATAAAGGGTAATATTTCTAAACAAGGAGATTTTATcgacattttttttttttttttttctcgcAAAATTCGAAgttgtaaaagaaaaaattaagagagaaaacaagaaaaaatgtatggGAAATACTATGAAAAAAGCGAAGGGGAAAATTGAAAGAAAAACTACgagaaaaatagaaataaaaatcagTGTAAAAGTTGACGTAAAAAATTCAGTGAGAAGATCGTTTGCTTCAATTTAATACAGCTAAACATATTTCTAGAAAACaataaggaaaaaggaaaaaaaaaaaataggaaagatataaagaaaaatataacaaaataaagcaaaatatagcaagataaagcaaaatatagcaagataaagcaaaatatagcaagataaagcaaaatatagcacaatgaaacaaaatttagcaaaatgaagcaaaataaaaggagGGGCGAAAGAAAATAGTAAAACTGATAATCCCAAAAGAGCAAAA
The window above is part of the Plasmodium malariae genome assembly, chromosome: 10 genome. Proteins encoded here:
- the PmUG01_10021000 gene encoding conserved Plasmodium protein, unknown function — translated: MSIKSPCLEILPFIFREEQISNRIQTFPTETMKKAYLELKGYFEQYKIYAEKLINFTGSMNDENQRKEKLTIKLRCEYYAVLFSQSSKLLNEYINFRNKLILELAINVNGLINSIHPNIIQRLNEDEKKELQRYCENIRSERTKSKLQNKFTVCFLNDLIIEDLNYDGMENDQRVRNVFYPAGLKVSVFEDKALDLQKCEWAKILKD
- the PmUG01_10020900 gene encoding conserved Plasmodium protein, unknown function, giving the protein MILKNLLNQAITIWEKKKKNIFKFSICEYKFIEKKNFACIYEHDLKHESPKINSKKEQFVQLKHSDSATKFEINGIQKANNWPRKKSSKKKNELYLFLHKKNNKNVNLHELNIVITKKIGNMQNINEVYKFIYYNKDVLVPINYVVCLYKIYKLIKKNDYKIINSDLYINYSIINEHINIDELNNITGLNEVNDYNELYNNMYMKRKRKNERRGKNEGKGINESRKNERIGNNEGKGINERKDINEEKEINERKGINELNQYEEERIYTCQVKKKNNLDNYYTYSCNNAYCLDYNNDILQYVLERINKNYFIKKLTYRHVSNLLFSLINIKYYNLATYLIYIKHINNMYVHLSSQAISNIIYSYSLIFTFYSIDFTTNYKNYAYKFYSIVDSNVRSQLEKDSINFMFLLLSRRLCFMVVKHFNRYACGQYDINSFYSGNLSNLEHLNEKEKGKEREMENEKEEENGKENKKRNKKENEREKTKQNEKKLNALDDLAKYENKKIFQEFFVFLWSMSKIKINNVYLDLLYYIIHKNRKSFFLQLNEKDICNLIQSMSLYYPIKKLREMCKEYISCNISLTNGKTYFTFHYDDFLKSTLLLSIVHIKKYNYHHYSIIFKCIKNLQNFLIMNNCITHYIEPYGNNGNTVQNENRKHEFSPFNNKYIQEEREGAQFMLDTILTDDITICGAYINDCTEMNKRYLHLESCNDKFYDIFLSEKNPVFKQDNSNGSNSSYSSSSYSSSSYSSSSYSSSSYSNSSYSNSSYSNSSYSNSSYNNNGHNNGSNNKLVILRREEKRKDVLDREKIHSIKNILKKLTTITVKNLLIKLRNEREYDNVNNRNINYCKNNPSLNLQYLSVYLYNLTHMNPFYVNNELKLQLCNLIISFLEKKIKFVLFLDDKTEKYMNIKLAYDEILQRYYDILVCLSNINYSLNKSKIINESIIVYSSVYFHKLYQLFYKFYKQTLNLNYFFNLVQKINERILSIYNWTFSHTNVAFMPLFSLINYNYLYILCKTGSSTGSSTSSNTSSSTSSNTSSSTSSSSNSSNHSGNGYSFLLLKKMLLPITLYNNMTMNQLRLILKLLTSYYMSSVFRANVDHSPYTLEYNHDDILTCMYSMCLIITNIYYNTTKNKTCYLDKEDKLGKAKYDHVHFYISVAIKLLKSYFYQLYCIKSSNIKKYILTNLKNDEVIMKFYTFYLFVKINMDNNFLYNRNFIKQYINDKEFSKKEFYFLEKLLSSFSEQEKEMQLKGGTTKGVAKGIHLKDNKNGMHKDIIKSTDERICENIKQAVSTTPSECCNVEITDENNKYMYRSYINTIYNKNYSPNENLDIFYLLQKNIHPNEIRMNKENLKFLRKNNHASPDLFNECVNKEVKKVEEHVFSTFKQINSSKSHIKLYEYIKYILRMKKNGQKENFNIKNEYIININNIQFIVDIYDEYTNTIFEIDGVSHYTKQYVSIKSSDSLNFFYNYKSYYIFKHLILSKYYNIVHLPLHDSKLCKNIIYNYYNNGDAKF